Proteins from a genomic interval of Trifolium pratense cultivar HEN17-A07 linkage group LG6, ARS_RC_1.1, whole genome shotgun sequence:
- the LOC123888464 gene encoding tobamovirus multiplication protein 1-like: MCHKIGIWIYLWIDDNNLVEFFGKIFIAGVSFVAALSFLLYGGRLFYMLKHFPIESKGRRKKLHEFTSIIHFGLEKECALGRTWLKQ; encoded by the exons ATGTGTCACAAG ATTGGTATTTGGATATACCTCTGGATAGATGACAACAATCTTGTGGAGTTTTTTGGAAAGATATTTATTGCAG gTGTGTCATTTGTGGCTGCACTAAGCTTCTTACTCTATGGAGGAAG ATTATTTTACATGCTGAAGCATTTCCCAATTGAATCTAAAGGGCGAAGGAAGAAACTTCATGAG TTCACGTCTATAATCCATTTTGGATTGGAGAAAGAATGTGCCTTGGGAAGAACATGGCTGAAGCAATGA